One genomic segment of Rhizorhabdus phycosphaerae includes these proteins:
- a CDS encoding PRC-barrel domain-containing protein encodes MMNDSFDEPHGEAGHSLILGSRVNGTPVFDRDGERIGHVDDLSIERKSGRIAYAIMSFGGFLGIGEKFHPIPWSLLDYDPAQDGYVVSLDRSVLEGAPYYGREELVDLGGASVRQYDQRIFEYYGPYGPLPYI; translated from the coding sequence ATGATGAACGACAGTTTCGATGAGCCGCACGGCGAGGCGGGCCACAGCCTGATCCTTGGCAGCCGGGTCAACGGCACGCCCGTCTTCGATCGTGACGGCGAGCGGATCGGCCATGTCGACGACCTGTCGATCGAGAGGAAAAGCGGCCGTATCGCCTATGCGATCATGTCCTTTGGCGGGTTTCTCGGCATCGGCGAAAAATTCCACCCCATCCCCTGGTCCTTGCTGGACTATGATCCGGCGCAGGATGGCTATGTCGTCTCGCTCGATCGCTCCGTGCTGGAAGGCGCGCCTTATTATGGCCGGGAGGAACTGGTCGACCTGGGCGGCGCCAGCGTCAGGCAATATGATCAGCGGATCTTCGAATATTACGGGCCTTATGGCCCGCTGCCCTATATTTGA
- a CDS encoding cupin-like domain-containing protein, whose protein sequence is MNDDLREDIAAMLLDGMAPDVVARRVSSMGHPLAIAESEVARAIKSPYFRGSRQLRWRLGKWRWIMQNQARLRLTDDEALEVPTVPSDRIHAFYRDHYLANRPAVLRGLADAWPARRLWSFDHLATALAGRQVRVQWNRSASADYERNVDRHATTRPYEEIDRRLRDPAPCNDFYVTANTADHNRSVFGPLFEEVGEMPDLLALGGARAGFIWIGPRGTITPWHHDLTNNLLLTLVGRKRVRLVAPHDTPKMRNDVHCFSRWTTDDLPAGPAEGEKPAVLECEIGPGDALFLPIGWWHHVEGLDPHIGMSFTAFRWDNDFYTSYESYRME, encoded by the coding sequence ATGAACGATGATCTGCGAGAGGACATCGCAGCGATGCTGCTCGACGGCATGGCGCCCGATGTCGTGGCGCGGCGTGTTTCGTCGATGGGGCATCCGCTCGCCATCGCGGAGTCGGAAGTCGCACGGGCGATCAAAAGCCCGTATTTCCGGGGTTCGCGCCAGTTGCGATGGCGGCTCGGAAAATGGCGCTGGATCATGCAGAATCAGGCGCGGCTAAGGTTGACCGACGACGAGGCGCTCGAGGTTCCGACGGTGCCGTCCGACCGGATCCACGCCTTTTACCGGGATCATTATCTTGCCAACCGGCCGGCGGTGCTGCGCGGCCTTGCAGACGCATGGCCGGCGCGGCGCCTGTGGTCGTTCGATCATCTGGCGACGGCGCTGGCCGGCCGGCAGGTGCGGGTGCAGTGGAATCGCTCCGCCTCCGCCGACTATGAACGCAATGTCGACCGCCATGCGACGACCAGGCCTTATGAGGAGATCGACCGGCGCCTTCGCGATCCCGCGCCGTGCAACGACTTCTATGTGACGGCGAACACTGCCGACCACAACAGGAGCGTCTTCGGCCCGCTCTTCGAGGAGGTGGGCGAGATGCCGGACCTGCTTGCTCTCGGCGGCGCCAGGGCAGGCTTCATCTGGATCGGTCCGCGCGGAACCATAACGCCCTGGCATCACGACCTGACCAACAACCTGCTGCTCACGCTGGTGGGGCGAAAGAGGGTGCGGCTTGTCGCGCCACATGACACGCCCAAGATGCGCAACGACGTCCATTGCTTCAGCCGCTGGACGACCGATGACCTTCCGGCGGGACCGGCCGAGGGCGAGAAACCGGCCGTGCTCGAATGCGAAATCGGGCCGGGCGACGCATTGTTCCTGCCGATCGGCTGGTGGCACCATGTTGAGGGATTGGACCCGCACATCGGAATGTCCTTCACGGCCTTCCGCTGGGATAATGACTTCTACACCTCCTATGAGAGCTACCGGATGGAGTGA